Proteins co-encoded in one Meiothermus sp. genomic window:
- the xylA gene encoding xylose isomerase has translation MYEPRPEHKFTFGLWTVGNIGRDPFGEAVRARLEPDYVVHKLAELGAYGVNLHDEDLIPRGTPPAERAAILRRFKKALEETGLKVPMVTANLFSDPAFKDGALTSPDPWVRAYALKKSLETLDLGAELGAQIYVVWPGREGAEVDATGKAQKAWGWLREALDFLAAYSENQGYGYRFALEPKPNEPRGDIYLPTVGSMLALIGTLERPHLFGLNPEFAHETMAGLNFVHAVAQALDAGKLFHIDLNDQRMSRFDQDLRFGSENLKASFFLVDLLEHSGYAGPRHFDAHALRTEDETGVWAFAKGCMRTYLILKEKARAFREDPEVKALLDEYYRADPEPLALLGPYSPEKAQKLKALALPEAPRTRGYALEALDQLVVEHLLGVRG, from the coding sequence ATGTACGAACCCAGACCCGAGCACAAGTTCACCTTTGGCCTATGGACGGTGGGGAACATCGGGCGCGACCCCTTTGGCGAGGCGGTGCGGGCGCGGCTCGAGCCCGATTACGTAGTGCACAAGCTGGCCGAGCTGGGGGCCTACGGAGTCAACCTGCACGACGAGGACCTGATTCCCCGCGGCACCCCCCCCGCCGAGCGGGCGGCCATCCTACGCCGCTTCAAGAAGGCCCTGGAGGAGACCGGCCTGAAGGTGCCCATGGTGACGGCCAACCTCTTCTCCGACCCGGCCTTCAAGGACGGGGCCCTCACCAGCCCCGACCCCTGGGTGCGGGCCTACGCCCTAAAGAAGAGCCTCGAGACCCTCGACTTAGGGGCCGAGCTGGGCGCCCAGATCTACGTGGTCTGGCCGGGCCGGGAGGGGGCCGAGGTGGACGCCACCGGCAAGGCGCAGAAAGCCTGGGGTTGGTTGCGCGAGGCCCTCGACTTCCTGGCCGCCTACTCGGAGAACCAGGGCTACGGCTACCGCTTTGCCCTGGAACCCAAGCCCAACGAGCCCCGCGGGGACATCTACCTGCCCACCGTGGGGAGCATGCTGGCCCTAATAGGTACCCTCGAGCGGCCCCACCTCTTTGGCCTCAACCCCGAGTTCGCCCACGAGACCATGGCCGGGCTCAACTTCGTGCACGCGGTGGCCCAGGCTTTGGACGCGGGCAAGCTCTTCCACATCGACCTCAACGACCAGCGCATGAGCCGCTTCGACCAGGACCTGCGCTTTGGCTCGGAGAACCTCAAGGCTTCATTCTTCCTGGTGGATCTGCTCGAGCATAGCGGCTACGCAGGCCCCCGCCACTTCGACGCCCACGCCCTGCGCACCGAGGACGAGACGGGGGTCTGGGCCTTCGCCAAAGGCTGCATGCGCACCTACCTGATCCTCAAGGAAAAGGCCCGGGCCTTCCGCGAAGACCCCGAGGTGAAGGCCCTTTTGGACGAGTACTACCGGGCCGACCCCGAGCCGCTGGCCTTGCTCGGCCCCTATAGCCCGGAGAAGGCCCAAAAGCTCAAAGCGCTGGCCCTCCCCGAGGCCCCCCGCACCCGCGGCTACGCCCTGGAGGCCCTGGATCAGCTCGTGGTGGAGCACCTCCTGGGGGTGCGGGGATGA
- the hisB gene encoding imidazoleglycerol-phosphate dehydratase HisB, with translation MRSATIERNTAETQIKLSLKLDGAPQGNISTGLGFLDHMLLALERHGRFGLTVEARGDLTVDVHHLVEDVGIVLGMALKQAVGDARGLERYGEASVPMDETLVQVVLDLSGRSHLAFVPEELGIDGSAGGLNAYHLREFLRGLCNHAGLTLHVRVLAGREAHHVLEATFKALARALYQATRLTRTDLPSTKEVL, from the coding sequence ATGCGTAGTGCGACCATCGAACGCAATACCGCCGAAACCCAGATTAAGCTGAGTCTGAAGCTCGACGGAGCCCCCCAGGGCAACATTTCCACCGGCCTGGGTTTTCTGGATCACATGCTGCTGGCCCTAGAGCGGCATGGGCGTTTTGGGCTAACGGTGGAAGCCAGAGGCGACCTGACTGTGGACGTGCACCACCTGGTGGAGGATGTGGGCATTGTGCTGGGGATGGCCCTCAAGCAAGCGGTGGGGGATGCCAGGGGCCTCGAGCGCTACGGCGAGGCCAGCGTGCCGATGGACGAAACCCTGGTGCAGGTGGTGCTGGATTTGTCGGGCCGTAGCCACCTGGCCTTTGTGCCCGAGGAACTCGGCATCGACGGCAGCGCAGGGGGGCTGAACGCCTACCACCTGCGCGAGTTTCTGCGGGGGCTGTGTAACCATGCCGGCCTCACCCTGCACGTGCGTGTGCTGGCGGGCCGGGAAGCCCACCATGTGCTCGAGGCCACCTTCAAAGCCCTGGCCCGGGCCCTATACCAGGCCACCCGCCTCACCCGCACCGACCTGCCCAGCACCAAAGAGGTGTTATAG
- the hisH gene encoding imidazole glycerol phosphate synthase subunit HisH encodes MKTLLIDYGSGNLHSAAKALQATGYQVTVSADPGQVNRHDLLVLPGQGHFGQVMRSFEASGFEEGVRQHIAAGKPFLGICVGMQILFEGSEEAPGTPGLGLVPGRLARFQAPRVPQMGWNTVEYQAPFEQLSGHFFYFVHSYFAPLVEGSVGIADYSGTRFTALYASDNVVAPQFHPEKSGVVGLALLRAIRQYFVEL; translated from the coding sequence ATGAAGACCCTCCTGATTGACTATGGCTCCGGCAACCTGCACAGCGCGGCCAAAGCCCTGCAAGCCACCGGCTACCAGGTCACGGTATCGGCGGATCCCGGCCAGGTAAACCGGCACGATCTGTTGGTGCTGCCAGGACAGGGCCATTTTGGCCAGGTGATGCGCTCGTTTGAGGCTTCCGGTTTCGAGGAAGGGGTGCGACAGCACATTGCAGCAGGAAAGCCCTTCCTGGGGATTTGCGTGGGTATGCAAATCCTTTTCGAAGGTTCCGAAGAAGCACCGGGGACGCCTGGACTGGGGCTGGTGCCGGGGCGGCTAGCCCGCTTCCAGGCCCCCAGGGTGCCGCAAATGGGGTGGAACACGGTGGAATATCAGGCGCCGTTTGAGCAACTCTCGGGCCACTTTTTCTACTTTGTGCACTCGTACTTTGCCCCGCTGGTGGAAGGAAGCGTTGGTATCGCCGACTACAGCGGAACCCGCTTCACCGCCCTGTATGCCAGCGATAACGTGGTGGCGCCGCAGTTCCACCCGGAAAAAAGCGGGGTGGTGGGTCTGGCTTTGCTGAGAGCCATTCGGCAGTATTTTGTTGAGTTGTAG
- a CDS encoding ABC transporter ATP-binding protein, translating to MSVAVPGTTTANLVEVTNLKKWFPIRGGILSRVVANVKAVNDVSFGVKKGEVLGLVGESGSGKTTVGRTILRLIEPTEGSIHFNGEDITHLPKNQLRAYRRKMQIIFQDPFASLNPRMTVGDIIAEPLVIHNLEGSAQARNDRVAELLQLVGLNPDHVRRYPHEFSGGQRQRIGIARALAVRPEFIVADEPVSALDVSIQAQVVNLLQDLKEQLGLTILFIAHDLAVVEYISDRVAVMYLGKIMELAPSRDLYLKPRHPYTEALLSAIPTPDPTIKRERIVLQGDIPSPINPPSGCVFRTRCRYAIAECANTVPELKEVSPGHFKACIRDDIPSLN from the coding sequence ATGAGCGTAGCTGTTCCTGGAACCACCACCGCAAACCTGGTCGAGGTCACCAACCTCAAGAAGTGGTTCCCTATTCGTGGGGGGATTCTTTCTCGAGTGGTGGCCAACGTCAAAGCGGTCAACGACGTGAGCTTTGGGGTGAAGAAGGGCGAGGTGCTGGGTCTGGTAGGCGAGTCCGGCTCGGGCAAGACCACCGTGGGCCGCACCATCCTGCGCCTAATTGAACCTACCGAGGGCTCCATCCACTTCAACGGTGAAGATATCACTCACCTTCCCAAAAACCAGCTCCGGGCCTACCGGCGCAAGATGCAAATCATCTTCCAAGACCCCTTTGCCTCCCTCAACCCGCGCATGACCGTGGGGGATATCATTGCTGAACCACTGGTTATCCACAACCTGGAAGGCTCGGCCCAGGCCCGCAACGATCGGGTGGCCGAGCTGCTGCAACTGGTGGGCCTCAATCCCGACCATGTGCGCCGCTATCCCCACGAGTTTTCCGGTGGCCAGCGTCAGCGTATCGGGATTGCCCGTGCGTTGGCGGTACGTCCCGAGTTCATCGTGGCCGACGAGCCGGTCTCGGCCCTGGACGTCTCGATTCAGGCCCAGGTGGTAAACCTGTTGCAAGACCTTAAAGAGCAGCTGGGTCTGACCATTTTGTTCATCGCCCACGACCTGGCCGTGGTGGAGTATATTTCCGACCGGGTGGCGGTGATGTACCTGGGCAAAATTATGGAGCTGGCCCCCTCACGTGATCTGTACCTGAAGCCGCGCCACCCCTACACCGAGGCCTTGTTATCGGCCATCCCCACCCCCGACCCCACCATCAAGCGCGAGCGTATTGTGCTGCAGGGGGACATTCCCAGCCCCATCAACCCGCCTTCGGGTTGTGTCTTCCGCACCCGTTGCCGTTACGCCATTGCCGAGTGCGCCAACACCGTGCCCGAACTCAAAGAAGTGTCGCCCGGCCACTTTAAGGCTTGCATCCGTGACGACATTCCGAGCCTGAACTAG
- the xylB gene encoding xylulokinase: MRLALGLDLGTSGLKAVALDERGRKVAEARAAYPLHTPRPGWTEQDPLDWARAAQEALKALLEKLGQAEVVGLGLSGQMHGAVFLDKAGEPLAPAPLWNDQRTAQEVAEIEAAIPREELIRRTGNPAVTGFQLPKLLWLRRQHPELFRRVYKVLLPKDYLAFALTGAWASEYSDASGVGALNLAQKRWDAEILGTLGLSEGLFPELGPSERVVGYLRPEWARETGLPAGLPVVAGAGDNAAAALGLGVSRHRKGVGSVSLGTSGVIFIPLEVPTPEPEGRVHLFAHADGGYHLLGVTLSAAGSLEWLRGLFPEVSLEALLREAEEAPLGGEGLLFLPFLAGERSPYLNPHLRGAFLGLSLAHRRGHLVRAILEGVALSLGEVYRVMRPLAGAERLLATGGGAASDLWLSLLGGALGVPVARVTGDEGAARGAGILALVGAGVYPDVAQALQATAPTELPSPPAQPGMEAYRPGYARAVEKLLELY, translated from the coding sequence ATGAGGCTGGCCCTGGGCCTCGACCTGGGCACCAGCGGCCTCAAGGCGGTGGCCCTGGACGAGCGAGGCCGAAAGGTGGCCGAGGCCCGCGCCGCCTACCCCCTGCACACCCCCCGCCCAGGCTGGACCGAGCAAGACCCGCTGGACTGGGCCCGGGCCGCACAGGAGGCCCTGAAGGCCCTGCTTGAGAAGCTGGGCCAGGCCGAGGTGGTGGGCCTCGGGCTCTCGGGGCAGATGCATGGGGCGGTCTTCTTGGATAAGGCCGGAGAACCCCTAGCGCCGGCCCCCCTCTGGAATGACCAACGCACCGCCCAGGAGGTAGCGGAGATCGAGGCCGCCATCCCCCGCGAGGAGCTCATCCGCCGCACCGGCAACCCGGCGGTCACCGGCTTTCAGCTCCCCAAGCTGCTCTGGCTCCGGCGCCAGCACCCTGAGCTCTTCCGGCGGGTCTACAAGGTCTTGCTGCCCAAGGACTACCTGGCCTTCGCCCTGACCGGGGCCTGGGCCAGCGAGTACTCCGACGCCTCCGGGGTGGGGGCTTTGAACCTGGCGCAAAAGCGCTGGGACGCCGAAATTCTGGGCACCCTGGGCCTTTCTGAGGGGCTTTTCCCCGAACTGGGCCCCAGCGAGCGGGTGGTGGGGTACCTGCGGCCCGAGTGGGCCCGCGAGACCGGCCTACCGGCGGGCCTGCCGGTGGTGGCCGGGGCCGGCGACAACGCGGCGGCGGCCCTGGGGCTGGGGGTCTCGCGCCACCGAAAGGGGGTGGGGAGCGTCTCGCTGGGCACCAGCGGGGTGATTTTCATCCCTCTGGAGGTACCCACCCCCGAGCCCGAGGGCCGGGTGCACCTCTTCGCCCACGCCGACGGGGGCTACCACCTGCTGGGGGTGACCCTGAGCGCGGCGGGGAGCCTCGAGTGGCTCCGGGGGCTCTTCCCCGAGGTAAGCCTGGAAGCCCTCCTGAGGGAAGCCGAGGAGGCCCCCCTGGGGGGCGAGGGCCTGCTTTTCCTGCCCTTTTTGGCCGGGGAGCGCAGCCCCTACCTGAACCCCCACCTGCGCGGGGCCTTCCTGGGCCTCTCGCTGGCCCACCGGCGGGGCCACCTGGTGCGCGCGATCCTGGAGGGGGTGGCCTTGAGCTTGGGCGAGGTCTACCGGGTGATGCGCCCGCTGGCCGGGGCCGAGCGGCTGCTGGCCACCGGCGGGGGTGCGGCCTCCGACCTGTGGCTCTCGCTCCTGGGCGGGGCCCTGGGGGTACCGGTGGCGCGGGTAACGGGCGACGAGGGGGCCGCCCGGGGAGCGGGAATCCTGGCCCTGGTGGGGGCCGGGGTCTACCCAGACGTGGCCCAGGCCCTCCAGGCCACCGCCCCCACCGAGCTTCCCTCCCCACCGGCCCAGCCGGGAATGGAGGCTTACCGGCCGGGGTACGCGCGGGCGGTGGAGAAGCTGCTCGAGCTGTACTAG
- a CDS encoding ABC transporter ATP-binding protein, whose translation MDEKRLVDVKDLKVHFFTDDGVVKAVDGVSFHIDKGETLAVVGESGSGKSVTSLAMMRLIPNPPGKIVEGQMLFRGKDGKVRDLAKEDEATMRKIRGNDIAMIFQEPMTSLNPVYTVGDQIAEAIVLHQGKSKKEALDQAAEMLDLVGIPEPKKRLSNYPHQMSGGMRQRVMIAMALSCNPSLLIADEPTTALDVTIQAQILELMKKLQQEIGMSILFITHNLGVVAEMADRVVVMYAGRAVEEADVVPTFKKPLHPYTMGLLNSVPRLDLAATHQQRLEAIPGNVPNPLNLPQGCAFHPRCKFFKPGLCDQDIPVLQDAGNGHMVRCVRWAEIQKGEAVSA comes from the coding sequence ATGGACGAGAAACGGCTGGTAGATGTAAAAGACCTCAAAGTTCACTTCTTCACCGACGACGGGGTGGTCAAGGCCGTTGACGGTGTGTCTTTCCACATCGATAAGGGCGAAACCCTGGCGGTAGTAGGGGAGTCGGGCTCGGGTAAGTCGGTCACAAGCCTGGCCATGATGCGCCTGATTCCTAACCCGCCGGGCAAAATTGTGGAAGGTCAGATGCTTTTCCGCGGCAAGGACGGCAAAGTGCGGGATCTGGCCAAAGAAGATGAGGCCACCATGCGCAAGATTCGTGGCAACGACATTGCCATGATCTTCCAGGAGCCCATGACCAGCCTCAACCCGGTGTATACCGTGGGTGACCAGATTGCCGAGGCCATCGTGCTACACCAGGGTAAGAGCAAGAAGGAGGCCCTGGATCAGGCTGCCGAAATGCTCGATCTGGTAGGCATCCCCGAGCCAAAAAAGCGCCTTTCCAACTATCCGCACCAGATGTCGGGTGGGATGCGCCAGCGGGTCATGATTGCGATGGCGCTCTCCTGCAATCCCTCCCTTCTTATTGCCGATGAGCCCACCACCGCTCTGGATGTGACCATCCAGGCCCAAATCTTGGAGCTGATGAAAAAGCTTCAGCAAGAGATCGGCATGAGCATCTTGTTCATCACCCACAACCTGGGTGTGGTGGCCGAGATGGCCGACCGGGTGGTGGTAATGTACGCTGGGCGGGCGGTGGAGGAAGCCGATGTGGTACCTACCTTCAAAAAGCCCCTGCACCCTTATACCATGGGTCTTTTGAACTCGGTGCCCCGCCTCGACCTGGCGGCCACGCACCAACAGCGCCTGGAAGCCATTCCGGGCAACGTGCCCAACCCGCTCAACCTGCCTCAGGGTTGCGCCTTCCACCCGCGCTGCAAGTTCTTTAAGCCTGGCTTGTGCGACCAGGACATCCCGGTCTTGCAAGATGCCGGCAACGGTCACATGGTGCGCTGCGTGCGCTGGGCCGAGATTCAAAAAGGAGAGGCGGTGAGCGCATGA
- a CDS encoding ROK family transcriptional regulator, producing the protein MPRPLETPPLGGTRQLRRWHRARILQAIRKEPGVSRLRLARKLGLSPSAVTEVVAELLAEGLVRERPLPPRGQGRPSVALEVEGKRHLALAWEIDVDRMAVALMNLRGEVRARVALPPAPPRLEEALAQLQEATAPHLKGVRVLAAGLSVPGLLEPSSGHLTLAPNLDWADLPLLERFREALAGLGLERIPAVVENEANAAAYGLYALGRLGAEGEDPLALEHCVYLSLGVGVGGGVVVGRKVYHGARFHAGEVGHIPLEPEGPPCRCGKRGCAEAFLSYRRWLEAPSEARLAEMAERLAQLLGVVLATLDPGRVVLGGPLVEATGEALLPAVRARLSRYALAVHTPEQVVLSPLGREAALLGTGALALDFFVETSYEEA; encoded by the coding sequence ATGCCCCGACCCCTCGAGACCCCTCCCCTAGGCGGCACCCGCCAGCTCCGCCGCTGGCACCGCGCGCGCATCCTGCAGGCCATCCGCAAGGAGCCTGGCGTCTCGCGGCTGCGCCTGGCGCGCAAGCTGGGCCTCTCCCCCTCGGCGGTGACCGAGGTGGTGGCCGAGCTCCTCGCGGAGGGGCTGGTGCGGGAACGGCCCCTGCCCCCCCGGGGCCAGGGGCGTCCCTCGGTGGCCCTCGAGGTGGAGGGAAAGCGCCACCTGGCGCTGGCCTGGGAGATCGATGTAGACCGGATGGCGGTGGCCCTCATGAACCTGCGGGGCGAGGTGCGGGCCCGTGTCGCGCTGCCCCCCGCCCCCCCTCGGCTGGAGGAGGCCCTGGCCCAGCTTCAGGAGGCCACCGCCCCGCATCTAAAGGGGGTGCGGGTGCTGGCGGCGGGGCTCTCGGTGCCGGGGCTGCTGGAGCCCTCGAGCGGCCACCTCACCCTGGCCCCCAACCTGGACTGGGCCGACCTACCGCTTTTGGAGCGGTTTCGCGAGGCCCTGGCGGGCCTGGGCCTGGAAAGGATTCCGGCGGTGGTGGAGAACGAGGCCAACGCCGCGGCCTATGGCCTGTATGCCCTGGGGAGGCTCGGCGCCGAAGGGGAAGACCCCCTGGCCCTGGAGCACTGCGTCTACCTGAGCCTGGGGGTGGGCGTGGGGGGCGGGGTGGTGGTGGGGCGCAAGGTCTACCACGGGGCTCGCTTCCACGCCGGCGAGGTGGGACACATCCCGCTCGAGCCGGAAGGCCCCCCCTGCCGCTGCGGCAAGCGGGGCTGCGCCGAGGCCTTCCTGAGCTACCGCCGCTGGCTGGAAGCCCCCAGCGAGGCCCGCCTGGCCGAGATGGCCGAGCGGCTGGCCCAGCTTTTAGGGGTGGTGCTGGCCACCCTCGACCCCGGGCGGGTAGTGCTGGGCGGCCCCCTGGTGGAGGCCACCGGCGAGGCCCTCCTGCCGGCGGTGCGGGCGCGGCTTTCCCGCTACGCCCTGGCGGTGCACACCCCCGAACAGGTGGTTCTCTCCCCGCTGGGCCGGGAGGCCGCGCTTTTGGGCACGGGGGCGCTGGCCCTGGACTTTTTTGTGGAGACGAGCTACGAGGAGGCATAA
- a CDS encoding ABC transporter permease: MIQRVKINATSPANRSFFQQAWIRFKRHPLARLGAAVLLVFYLGALFADFLAPYPEEKSFRDFSFASPTQIFWRDQNGQLTRPYVCASERRRNLETFKVEVITDCEKGRYPIYFFTKGEPYRFLGLIPADLRLMGGPWLLEDRAKLFLWGTDDFGRDIWGRIWFGARISLTIGIFAVALALVIGIFMGSISGFYAGRPVTFSIGLLNPRFWEFVRGSRWSDHLLALLGLVLIAALLWGMGQGYERYIRPDLQRVSTLALGGLGLVLGLVGLSTLVYALVWRSHLARALLWLAAWGGMAWLLWITVWGFWQSSRGLEAIIAGMIGAVLLGAIGYILLWPRIELDLDTIIMRAVEVLAAIPDLFLLIILSVLIPMEVPPAVRFVLVVTILSFVNWGGLARIIRSQVLQLREMEFAQAAQALGAGDARVIIRHVLPGTYTYLIVAVTLAIPGFILGESGLSFLGLGIQEPATSWGLMLSKAQATGITAFSERPWLLIPGVFILLAVLAYNFLGDGLRDALDPRTKV, encoded by the coding sequence ATGATTCAAAGAGTGAAAATAAATGCAACCTCCCCGGCCAACCGGAGTTTCTTCCAGCAGGCCTGGATTCGCTTCAAGCGGCATCCCCTGGCCCGCCTGGGGGCAGCGGTGCTGCTGGTGTTTTATCTGGGGGCCTTGTTTGCCGACTTTTTGGCTCCTTATCCGGAAGAGAAAAGCTTCCGCGATTTCTCCTTTGCCTCACCCACCCAGATTTTCTGGCGCGACCAAAACGGACAACTGACCCGGCCCTATGTTTGTGCCTCGGAGCGGCGTAGGAACCTCGAGACCTTCAAGGTCGAGGTCATCACCGATTGCGAGAAGGGGCGCTACCCCATTTACTTTTTTACCAAAGGTGAGCCCTACCGGTTTTTGGGGCTCATCCCTGCCGACTTGCGCCTGATGGGCGGCCCCTGGCTGCTGGAAGACCGGGCCAAACTCTTTTTATGGGGCACCGACGACTTTGGCCGGGATATATGGGGCCGCATCTGGTTTGGCGCTCGCATCAGCCTGACCATCGGTATTTTTGCGGTGGCCCTGGCCCTTGTCATCGGCATCTTCATGGGCAGCATATCTGGTTTCTATGCAGGTCGCCCGGTTACGTTCAGCATCGGGCTGCTAAACCCGCGTTTCTGGGAATTTGTTCGTGGCAGTCGCTGGTCTGATCATTTGCTGGCACTCCTCGGCCTCGTCCTCATAGCTGCTTTGCTTTGGGGTATGGGCCAGGGTTATGAGCGCTACATCCGGCCCGATCTTCAACGTGTAAGCACCCTGGCCCTGGGTGGACTGGGGCTGGTATTGGGCTTAGTGGGGTTGAGTACGCTGGTGTACGCCTTGGTTTGGCGTAGCCATCTGGCCCGGGCTTTGCTCTGGCTTGCCGCCTGGGGGGGGATGGCCTGGTTGCTTTGGATTACGGTCTGGGGCTTCTGGCAGAGCAGCCGAGGTTTGGAAGCCATAATTGCGGGTATGATTGGTGCCGTGCTGCTGGGAGCGATTGGATACATCCTGCTCTGGCCGCGCATCGAGCTTGATCTGGACACCATCATCATGCGGGCGGTGGAGGTGCTGGCGGCCATCCCCGATTTGTTCTTGCTGATCATCCTCTCGGTGCTCATCCCCATGGAGGTGCCGCCGGCGGTGCGCTTTGTGCTGGTAGTGACCATTCTCTCCTTTGTGAACTGGGGAGGGCTGGCCCGCATCATCCGCAGCCAGGTGCTGCAACTGCGCGAGATGGAGTTTGCCCAGGCTGCCCAGGCTCTGGGGGCGGGCGATGCCCGGGTCATCATCCGGCATGTACTGCCCGGCACCTACACCTACTTGATTGTGGCGGTTACGCTGGCCATTCCTGGCTTTATTCTGGGGGAGTCGGGCCTCTCCTTCCTGGGGCTGGGCATTCAGGAACCGGCCACCTCCTGGGGGCTGATGCTCTCCAAGGCCCAGGCTACCGGCATCACGGCCTTTAGCGAGCGCCCCTGGCTTCTGATTCCGGGGGTGTTTATTTTGCTGGCGGTGCTGGCCTACAACTTTTTGGGGGACGGCTTGCGCGATGCCCTCGATCCGCGTACCAAGGTGTAG
- a CDS encoding histidinol-phosphate transaminase, with the protein MKAFKPHLQGLPSYPYKKTPAAIKLDQNESPYDLPAELKQRVLERLQNLDFNRYPSLHAEDVREKLASYLGWPMEGLVLSPGSNLLIQALVQAAGRVLDTAPSFPHYAFSAKISATPYQAIALEDGFSLPTPALLEALHTSPAVLFLPNPHAPTAQLFAESEIRRLADKAAQTGGLLVIDEAYHQFSGTDYAGLARANPHVALLRTFSKAWGLGGIRAGYLMASPEICNVIQNFVPPFGLPAHTAQILLTVLESPGYVQGIVQTLLSERERLFQVLQHHPTWKVYPSQTNFFLIRTPDAAAAYSALLAQGILVRRQDHYRGLEGCIRVSVGTPQENQRFLEAAFSLAEVPHA; encoded by the coding sequence GTGAAGGCATTCAAACCCCACCTGCAAGGGCTTCCTAGTTACCCTTACAAAAAAACCCCGGCGGCCATCAAGCTCGACCAAAACGAAAGCCCCTACGACCTGCCTGCCGAACTCAAACAGCGGGTCTTGGAGCGCCTGCAAAACCTCGATTTCAACCGCTATCCCAGCCTGCACGCCGAAGACGTGCGGGAAAAGCTGGCGTCTTACCTGGGCTGGCCGATGGAGGGGCTGGTGCTCTCGCCGGGTTCCAACCTGCTGATTCAGGCCCTGGTACAGGCCGCGGGGCGGGTGCTGGACACGGCGCCTTCTTTTCCGCACTACGCTTTCTCAGCCAAAATTTCGGCCACCCCCTACCAGGCCATCGCGCTGGAAGATGGGTTTTCGCTGCCGACCCCTGCGCTGCTCGAGGCTCTCCATACGAGCCCTGCAGTGCTCTTTTTGCCCAACCCCCACGCCCCTACCGCCCAACTTTTCGCCGAGAGCGAGATTCGCCGGCTAGCCGATAAGGCCGCACAAACCGGCGGATTGCTGGTAATTGACGAGGCCTACCACCAGTTTTCTGGCACCGATTATGCCGGACTGGCCCGGGCCAACCCACACGTAGCCCTTCTGCGAACCTTCTCCAAAGCCTGGGGGCTGGGGGGCATTCGGGCAGGCTACCTGATGGCCTCGCCCGAGATCTGCAACGTGATTCAAAACTTTGTGCCCCCTTTTGGTCTGCCCGCTCACACCGCCCAGATTCTCCTCACGGTTCTGGAGTCCCCCGGCTATGTCCAGGGGATTGTGCAGACCCTGCTGAGCGAGCGAGAACGCCTATTTCAAGTCCTGCAACATCACCCCACCTGGAAAGTCTACCCGAGCCAGACCAACTTTTTTCTGATCCGCACCCCCGATGCTGCCGCCGCTTACAGCGCGCTGTTGGCGCAAGGTATCCTGGTGCGGCGGCAGGATCACTACCGGGGCCTGGAAGGTTGCATCCGGGTCTCGGTGGGCACGCCGCAGGAAAACCAGCGCTTTCTAGAAGCTGCTTTTTCTCTGGCCGAGGTGCCCCATGCGTAG